In Corynebacterium guangdongense, one DNA window encodes the following:
- the pyrH gene encoding UMP kinase gives MLKLGGEMFGGGTVGIDPDVVDNVAEQIAEVARTGAEIAVVIGGGNFFRGAELQQRGMDRARSDYMGMLGTVMNSLALQDFLQQKGVDCRVQTSINMAQIAEPYLPLRADRHLEKGRVVIFGAGMGMPYFSTDTTAAQRALEIGCDVLFLAKAVDGVYDSDPRTNPDAKLYHRITPREVIEQGLKVADATAFSLCMDNDMPILVFNLLEQGNIARAVAGEQIGTLVSSQVAS, from the coding sequence ATGCTCAAACTGGGCGGTGAGATGTTCGGCGGCGGAACCGTCGGCATCGACCCGGACGTCGTCGACAATGTCGCGGAGCAGATCGCCGAGGTCGCCCGCACCGGCGCCGAGATCGCCGTGGTCATCGGCGGCGGAAACTTCTTCCGTGGCGCAGAGCTGCAGCAGCGTGGCATGGACCGTGCCCGTTCCGACTACATGGGCATGCTCGGCACCGTCATGAACTCCCTGGCACTGCAGGACTTCCTCCAGCAGAAGGGCGTCGACTGTCGCGTGCAGACCTCCATCAACATGGCCCAGATCGCCGAGCCCTACCTGCCGTTGCGTGCCGACCGGCACCTGGAGAAGGGCCGCGTGGTCATCTTCGGCGCAGGCATGGGCATGCCCTACTTCTCCACGGACACCACCGCCGCCCAGCGTGCCCTCGAGATCGGCTGTGACGTCCTCTTCCTGGCCAAGGCCGTCGACGGCGTCTACGACTCCGATCCCCGCACGAACCCCGACGCGAAGCTCTACCACCGGATCACCCCGCGCGAGGTCATCGAGCAGGGCCTCAAGGTCGCCGACGCCACCGCGTTCAGCCTGTGCATGGACAACGACATGCCGATCCTGGTGTTCAACCTGCTGGAGCAGGGCAACATCGCCCGCGCCGTCGCCGGCGAGCAGATCGGCACGCTGGTCTCCTCCCAGGTCGCCTCCTAG
- a CDS encoding M23 family metallopeptidase: MRILLLASTFCVLALSAFAPAANAYVDPTSGEDRARAVLRAADIPAQNWLPGHRGVDLALAVGADVLAAADGVVAHAGHVAGMPVVSIEHPDGIRTTYQPVQPLVAAGDTVTEGQVIGRLGLHPGGDDGLHWGARTAPDTYLNPLILLARPTIRLKPL, translated from the coding sequence ATGCGAATCCTGCTGCTGGCATCGACCTTCTGCGTCCTCGCGCTCTCGGCCTTCGCCCCCGCCGCGAACGCGTACGTGGACCCGACCTCCGGCGAGGACCGGGCCCGCGCCGTCCTCCGCGCCGCGGACATCCCCGCCCAGAACTGGCTCCCGGGCCACCGCGGCGTCGACCTCGCGCTGGCGGTCGGCGCCGACGTCCTGGCCGCCGCAGACGGCGTCGTCGCCCACGCTGGCCACGTGGCGGGGATGCCCGTGGTCTCGATCGAGCACCCGGACGGCATCCGTACCACCTACCAGCCGGTCCAGCCGCTCGTCGCGGCCGGCGACACCGTCACCGAGGGCCAGGTCATCGGCCGCCTGGGTCTCCACCCCGGCGGCGACGACGGTCTGCACTGGGGCGCCCGGACTGCCCCCGACACCTACCTCAATCCACTCATTCTGCTGGCCAGGCCGACGATTCGATTGAAGCCGCTCTAG
- the tsf gene encoding translation elongation factor Ts — protein sequence MANYTAADVKKLRDTTGAGMLDCKKALDEAGGDFDKAVEILRVQGAKDVGKRADRNALEGLVAVSGNTMVEINSETDFVAKNAEFIEFANKVAEAAAAVKANSAEELLAADIDGQTVEQALTEMSAKIGEKLEARRAVTVEGENLEVYLHQRSADLPPAVGVLVAYTGSGDAAVEGAHNVALQIAALKAQYLTREDVPAEAVEKERSVAEQITREEGKPEQAIPKIVEGRLNGFYKDVVLLEQASVADSKKSVKQVADDAGIEITRFERFEVGQA from the coding sequence ATGGCGAACTACACTGCTGCAGACGTCAAGAAGCTGCGCGATACCACTGGTGCAGGCATGCTCGATTGCAAGAAGGCCCTCGACGAGGCTGGCGGCGATTTCGACAAGGCCGTCGAGATTCTGCGTGTCCAGGGCGCCAAGGACGTCGGCAAGCGTGCTGACCGCAACGCTCTCGAGGGCCTCGTCGCCGTCTCCGGCAACACCATGGTCGAGATCAACTCCGAGACCGACTTCGTCGCCAAGAACGCCGAGTTCATCGAGTTCGCCAACAAGGTCGCCGAGGCTGCCGCCGCGGTCAAGGCCAACTCCGCCGAGGAGCTCCTGGCCGCCGACATCGACGGTCAGACCGTCGAGCAGGCCCTGACCGAGATGTCCGCCAAGATCGGCGAGAAGCTCGAGGCGCGCCGTGCCGTCACCGTCGAGGGCGAGAACCTCGAGGTCTACCTGCACCAGCGTTCCGCCGACCTGCCGCCCGCAGTCGGCGTCCTGGTCGCCTACACCGGCTCCGGTGACGCAGCCGTCGAAGGCGCCCACAACGTCGCTCTGCAGATCGCCGCCCTCAAGGCTCAGTACCTGACCCGCGAGGACGTCCCGGCTGAGGCCGTCGAGAAGGAGCGCTCCGTCGCCGAGCAGATCACCCGCGAGGAGGGCAAGCCGGAGCAGGCCATCCCGAAGATCGTCGAAGGCCGTCTCAACGGCTTCTACAAGGACGTCGTCCTGCTGGAGCAGGCCTCCGTCGCCGATTCCAAGAAGTCCGTCAAGCAGGTCGCTGACGACGCCGGCATCGAGATCACCCGCTTCGAGCGCTTCGAGGTCGGCCAGGCTTAA
- the rpsB gene encoding 30S ribosomal protein S2: MAVVTMRELLDAGVHFGHQTRRWNPKMKRFIFTDRNGIYIIDLQQTLTYIDEAYQFVKETVAHGGNILFVGTKKQAQEAVQEEADRVGMPYVNHRWLGGMLTNFQTVSKRLKRLHELRAMEEAEDGYKGRGKKEILMLDRERVKLERTLGGISDMTKVPSAMWVIDTNKEHIAIAEAHKLNIPVVAVLDTNCDPDVVNFPIPGNDDAIRSNKILTHVIGEAVIAGKQAREERALAKSREQAGDTDEKAAADAEAAQAAVAAADVEAHDAAEAAQSVEAAATE; this comes from the coding sequence ATGGCAGTCGTAACCATGCGCGAGCTCCTCGACGCTGGTGTCCACTTCGGTCACCAGACCCGTCGCTGGAACCCGAAGATGAAGCGCTTCATCTTCACCGACCGTAACGGCATCTACATCATCGACCTGCAGCAGACGCTGACCTACATCGATGAGGCATACCAGTTCGTCAAGGAGACCGTCGCCCACGGTGGCAACATTCTCTTCGTCGGCACCAAGAAGCAGGCTCAGGAAGCAGTCCAGGAAGAGGCAGACCGCGTCGGTATGCCGTACGTCAACCACCGCTGGCTCGGCGGCATGCTGACGAACTTCCAGACCGTCTCCAAGCGCCTGAAGCGTCTCCATGAGCTGCGCGCCATGGAGGAGGCCGAGGACGGCTACAAGGGTCGCGGCAAGAAGGAAATCCTCATGCTCGACCGCGAGCGCGTCAAGCTGGAGCGCACCCTGGGTGGCATCTCCGACATGACGAAGGTCCCCTCCGCCATGTGGGTCATCGACACCAACAAGGAGCACATCGCGATCGCCGAGGCTCACAAGCTGAACATCCCGGTCGTCGCTGTCCTGGACACCAACTGTGACCCGGACGTCGTCAACTTCCCGATTCCGGGCAACGACGACGCCATCCGCTCCAACAAGATCCTGACCCACGTGATCGGCGAGGCCGTCATCGCTGGCAAGCAGGCTCGCGAGGAGCGCGCCCTGGCCAAGTCCCGCGAGCAGGCCGGTGACACCGACGAGAAGGCCGCTGCCGACGCTGAGGCCGCCCAGGCCGCCGTCGCCGCCGCTGACGTCGAGGCTCACGACGCCGCTGAGGCCGCTCAGTCCGTCGAGGCTGCTGCAACCGAGTAA
- a CDS encoding phosphatidate cytidylyltransferase — translation MTRLTKIGGHLKPAKEINPGRNLPVAIGVSVVLGALVLLSVWIGPRAWYPLVAVAMAAAMWEVLTRLRERGIQLPKWRMILLGQVIVWISWPLGAAGVLGAAAASALVLMFSRLFHHGRHAPPQNYLRDSAYGLFVLTWIPVFGSFAAMISRLDSHGVAPGLYIITFMACVIASDTGGYTAGVLFGRRPMVPAISPSKTWEGAAGSAVGGAVVGALTVHFLLDDRWWLGVILGLALVVSAIMGDLVESQFKREVGIKDMSQILPGHGGLMDRLDGMLPSAVVTWILLSAVGALPMA, via the coding sequence CTGACCAGGCTGACGAAGATAGGCGGCCATCTCAAGCCCGCCAAGGAGATCAACCCGGGCCGCAACCTGCCGGTCGCCATCGGGGTCAGCGTCGTCCTCGGCGCGCTGGTTCTGCTGTCGGTGTGGATCGGGCCGAGGGCCTGGTACCCGCTCGTGGCCGTGGCGATGGCCGCCGCGATGTGGGAGGTTCTCACCCGCCTGCGGGAGCGGGGAATCCAGCTGCCGAAGTGGCGGATGATTCTGCTCGGTCAGGTGATCGTCTGGATTTCCTGGCCACTCGGCGCGGCCGGCGTGCTCGGCGCCGCCGCGGCCTCGGCGCTGGTGCTGATGTTTTCGCGGCTGTTCCATCACGGCCGGCACGCGCCTCCGCAGAACTATCTCCGGGACTCGGCCTACGGGCTGTTCGTCCTGACCTGGATTCCGGTCTTCGGGTCCTTCGCGGCGATGATCTCCAGGCTCGATTCCCACGGCGTCGCCCCGGGGCTCTACATCATCACGTTCATGGCCTGTGTCATCGCCTCCGACACCGGCGGTTACACGGCCGGGGTCCTCTTCGGCCGTCGGCCGATGGTGCCCGCGATCAGCCCTTCCAAGACATGGGAGGGGGCGGCGGGTTCCGCCGTGGGCGGTGCCGTGGTGGGCGCGCTCACCGTCCACTTCCTCCTCGACGACCGCTGGTGGCTCGGCGTCATCCTGGGCCTGGCGCTGGTCGTCAGTGCGATCATGGGTGACCTGGTGGAGTCCCAGTTCAAGCGCGAAGTGGGGATCAAGGACATGTCCCAGATCCTGCCCGGGCACGGTGGCCTCATGGACAGGTTGGACGGCATGCTGCCCTCCGCCGTCGTCACCTGGATCCTGCTCAGCGCCGTCGGCGCTTTGCCGATGGCCTAG
- a CDS encoding M50 family metallopeptidase — protein sequence MGAYLIGVLLFALGIAITIALHEAGHMLTARAFGMRVRRFFVGFGPKLWSVKKGHTEYGVAAVPFGGYCEIAGMTALDEVTEEEAPHAMRTRPAWQRILVLSGGVIVNFALGLSIIYGVAVASGIPDPDTTPVVGETVCSADQNPDGTLAECVGAGPAAAAGVRPGDRILALDGEPVVDFLDLRDRVQARPGDTVVLSVERDGDVRKVAVELETVIRYTESGETVEAGSVGLQSASTVRKFGPLEAVPATFAYTGELLRATARGVIELPLKIPSVAAAIFGAERDPEGPMSVVGASRVGGELVEARLWPAFFMMLASLNFFLGLFNLVPLPPLDGGHIAVVIYERIRDFFRRLRGLAPGGPANYERLMPLTMTMVFMLMTVGGLVLVADVVNPVRLFGG from the coding sequence GTGGGCGCTTACCTGATCGGAGTGCTGCTTTTCGCGCTCGGCATCGCCATCACGATCGCGCTGCACGAGGCGGGCCACATGCTCACCGCCCGGGCCTTCGGGATGCGGGTGCGTCGCTTCTTCGTCGGCTTCGGCCCGAAGCTCTGGTCGGTAAAGAAGGGACACACCGAGTACGGCGTCGCCGCGGTTCCCTTCGGCGGCTACTGCGAGATCGCGGGCATGACGGCCCTGGACGAGGTGACCGAGGAGGAGGCCCCGCACGCGATGCGCACCAGGCCGGCCTGGCAGCGCATCCTCGTGCTCTCGGGGGGCGTGATCGTCAACTTCGCCCTCGGCCTGTCCATCATCTACGGCGTCGCCGTGGCCAGCGGTATCCCTGACCCGGACACGACCCCGGTCGTCGGTGAGACCGTCTGCAGCGCCGACCAGAACCCCGACGGCACCCTCGCCGAGTGCGTCGGCGCCGGCCCCGCCGCGGCGGCGGGCGTCCGACCGGGCGATCGCATCCTCGCCCTGGACGGTGAGCCGGTGGTGGACTTCCTCGACCTTCGTGACCGCGTCCAGGCCCGGCCCGGTGACACCGTCGTGCTGAGCGTGGAGCGTGACGGGGACGTGCGCAAGGTCGCCGTCGAGCTCGAGACCGTCATCCGCTACACCGAGTCCGGGGAGACGGTGGAGGCGGGTTCGGTGGGCCTGCAGTCCGCCAGCACGGTGCGGAAATTCGGTCCGCTGGAGGCGGTGCCGGCCACCTTCGCCTACACCGGTGAGCTGCTGCGGGCGACGGCCCGGGGCGTGATCGAGCTGCCCCTGAAGATTCCCTCGGTGGCCGCGGCCATCTTCGGCGCCGAGCGCGACCCGGAGGGGCCGATGAGCGTCGTGGGCGCCTCCCGGGTGGGCGGGGAGCTGGTCGAGGCCAGGCTGTGGCCGGCCTTCTTCATGATGCTCGCTTCCCTCAACTTCTTCCTCGGCCTCTTCAACCTGGTCCCGCTGCCGCCGCTCGACGGCGGCCACATCGCGGTGGTCATCTACGAGAGGATCCGTGACTTCTTCCGTCGCCTGCGGGGACTGGCCCCGGGCGGCCCCGCCAACTACGAGCGCCTCATGCCCCTGACGATGACGATGGTCTTCATGCTGATGACGGTCGGCGGTCTCGTGCTCGTCGCTGACGTGGTCAACCCGGTCCGACTTTTCGGTGGGTGA
- the ispG gene encoding flavodoxin-dependent (E)-4-hydroxy-3-methylbut-2-enyl-diphosphate synthase, whose amino-acid sequence MAEPIGLGLPDVAPVIAPRRKTRQLMVGNVGVGSDHQVSVQSMTNTKTHDINSTLQQIAQLTTAGCDMVRVAVPKPVDAEALTAIAAKSPIPVIADIHFQPKYIFSAIDAGCAAVRVNPGNIKEFDGRVKEVAKAAGDAGIPIRIGVNGGSLDQRILAKYNGKATPEALVESALWEAGLFEEHGYGDIAISVKHSDPVLMVQAYQQLAEQCDYPLHLGVTEAGPKFAGTIKSSVAFGALLSRGIGDTIRVSLSADPVEEIKVGDQILQALNLRQRGFEIVSCPSCGRAQVDVYKLADEVTAAFEGFDVPLRVAVMGCVVNGPGEARDADLGVASGNGKGQIFVKGEVIKSVPEAKIVETLLEEAERIIEEEGLQPVKGVKADIKVTG is encoded by the coding sequence ATGGCAGAACCGATCGGACTAGGCCTTCCGGACGTCGCGCCGGTGATTGCGCCGCGCCGCAAGACCCGCCAGCTCATGGTCGGTAACGTCGGCGTCGGTTCTGACCACCAGGTCTCGGTGCAGTCGATGACCAACACCAAGACGCATGACATCAACTCGACGCTGCAGCAGATCGCCCAGCTGACCACCGCCGGCTGCGACATGGTCCGGGTGGCCGTGCCCAAGCCGGTGGACGCGGAGGCGCTGACCGCCATCGCGGCCAAGTCGCCGATCCCGGTCATCGCCGACATCCACTTCCAGCCCAAGTACATTTTCTCCGCCATCGACGCCGGCTGTGCCGCCGTGCGCGTGAACCCCGGCAACATCAAGGAGTTCGACGGCCGCGTCAAGGAGGTCGCCAAGGCGGCCGGGGACGCGGGCATCCCCATCCGGATCGGCGTCAACGGCGGCTCCCTGGACCAGCGCATCCTGGCCAAGTACAACGGCAAGGCCACCCCGGAGGCGCTGGTGGAGTCCGCCCTCTGGGAGGCCGGCCTGTTTGAGGAGCACGGCTACGGCGACATCGCCATCTCCGTCAAGCACTCCGACCCGGTCCTCATGGTCCAGGCCTACCAGCAGCTGGCGGAGCAGTGCGATTATCCGCTGCACCTCGGCGTCACCGAGGCGGGTCCGAAGTTCGCCGGCACGATCAAGTCCTCCGTCGCCTTCGGTGCGCTGCTCTCCCGCGGCATCGGCGACACCATCCGAGTGTCCCTGTCCGCCGACCCGGTCGAGGAGATCAAGGTCGGCGACCAGATCCTGCAGGCGCTGAACCTCCGTCAGCGCGGTTTCGAGATCGTCTCCTGCCCGTCCTGCGGCCGCGCCCAGGTCGACGTGTACAAGCTGGCCGACGAGGTCACCGCCGCATTCGAGGGCTTCGACGTCCCCCTGCGTGTGGCTGTCATGGGTTGCGTCGTCAACGGCCCGGGCGAGGCCCGCGACGCCGACCTCGGCGTCGCGTCCGGCAACGGCAAGGGCCAGATCTTCGTCAAGGGCGAGGTCATCAAGTCGGTCCCGGAAGCCAAGATCGTCGAGACCCTGCTCGAGGAGGCCGAGCGCATCATCGAGGAGGAGGGGCTGCAGCCGGTCAAGGGCGTCAAGGCGGATATCAAGGTCACCGGCTAG
- the frr gene encoding ribosome recycling factor, with amino-acid sequence MIKDTIANAKQSMTATVEHTREDMQTIRTGRANPNMFNGLVAEFYGSLTPIPQMASITAPEPRMLLVKPYDPSTMNEIENAIRNSDLGVNPTNDGQVLRVTIPQLTEERRKDMVKLAKSKGEEGKVAIRNIRRKGMDTIKKAVKDGEIGEDEGKSGEEELDKVTNDFVKKVDEVVALKEKELMEV; translated from the coding sequence ATGATCAAGGACACCATCGCCAACGCCAAGCAGTCCATGACCGCCACCGTTGAGCACACCCGTGAGGATATGCAGACCATCCGCACCGGTCGCGCGAACCCGAACATGTTCAACGGCCTGGTCGCCGAGTTCTACGGTTCGCTGACCCCGATCCCGCAGATGGCGTCGATCACCGCGCCCGAGCCGCGCATGCTGCTGGTCAAGCCCTATGACCCCTCCACCATGAATGAGATCGAGAACGCCATCCGCAACTCGGACCTCGGCGTCAACCCGACCAACGACGGCCAGGTCCTGCGCGTGACCATCCCGCAGCTGACCGAGGAGCGTCGTAAGGACATGGTCAAGCTGGCCAAGTCCAAGGGGGAGGAGGGCAAGGTCGCCATCCGCAACATCCGGCGAAAGGGCATGGACACGATCAAGAAGGCCGTCAAGGACGGCGAGATCGGCGAGGATGAGGGCAAGTCCGGTGAGGAGGAGCTCGACAAGGTCACCAATGACTTCGTCAAGAAGGTCGACGAGGTCGTGGCCCTCAAGGAAAAGGAGCTGATGGAGGTCTAG
- the rlmN gene encoding 23S rRNA (adenine(2503)-C(2))-methyltransferase RlmN, with translation MAEPVKLQFTAPKHGMPEKHFADYTEDQRVELLGEMGLPKFRANQIAKHYYQRYEADPSTMSDLPAAARTEVAEKMFPVLMDPVREHATDDGHTTKALWRLNDGTLLESVLMRYPERATLCISSQAGCGMNCPFCATGQSGLDRNLSMGEMVEQVRHAAATMHAEGGRLSNVVFMGMGEPMANYKRMISTVRQITSPAPHGFGISARNVTVSTVGLAPQIRLLADEGIPVTLAISLHTPDDELRDTLVPINTRFSVEEVLDAAKYYVEKTGRRVSIEYALIRDINDQDFRADMLGRKLRQALGHLVHVNLIPLNPTPGSQWDAAPKERQDEFVRRVRAQGVTCTVRDTKGQEIAAACGQLAAEENAVG, from the coding sequence ATGGCTGAACCAGTAAAACTTCAATTCACCGCGCCCAAGCACGGCATGCCGGAGAAGCACTTCGCCGACTACACCGAGGACCAGCGCGTAGAGCTGCTCGGTGAGATGGGCCTGCCCAAGTTCCGCGCCAACCAAATCGCCAAGCACTACTACCAGCGCTACGAGGCGGACCCGTCGACGATGTCGGATCTCCCCGCCGCCGCGCGCACCGAGGTCGCCGAGAAGATGTTCCCCGTGCTCATGGACCCGGTCCGGGAGCACGCCACCGATGACGGGCACACCACCAAGGCCCTGTGGCGCCTCAACGACGGCACCCTGCTCGAGTCCGTCCTCATGCGTTATCCGGAGCGCGCCACCCTGTGCATCTCCTCCCAGGCCGGCTGCGGCATGAACTGTCCGTTCTGCGCCACCGGGCAGAGCGGCCTGGACCGCAACCTCTCCATGGGCGAGATGGTCGAGCAGGTCCGCCACGCCGCCGCCACGATGCATGCGGAGGGCGGACGCCTGTCCAACGTGGTCTTCATGGGCATGGGGGAGCCGATGGCCAACTATAAGCGCATGATCTCGACCGTCCGCCAGATCACCAGTCCGGCCCCGCACGGCTTCGGAATCTCTGCACGCAACGTCACCGTTTCCACGGTCGGCCTCGCGCCGCAGATCCGGCTCCTGGCTGACGAGGGCATTCCGGTCACCCTGGCGATCTCCCTGCACACCCCGGACGACGAGCTGCGTGACACGCTCGTGCCGATCAACACCCGCTTCTCCGTCGAGGAGGTGTTGGACGCGGCCAAGTACTACGTCGAGAAGACCGGTCGACGCGTCTCCATCGAGTACGCGCTCATCCGCGACATCAACGATCAGGACTTCCGCGCCGACATGCTCGGCCGCAAGCTGCGTCAGGCGCTCGGCCACCTCGTCCACGTCAACCTCATCCCGCTGAACCCGACCCCGGGCTCCCAGTGGGACGCCGCGCCGAAGGAGCGTCAGGACGAGTTCGTCCGCCGCGTCCGCGCCCAAGGAGTCACCTGCACCGTGCGGGACACCAAGGGCCAGGAGATCGCGGCCGCCTGCGGCCAGCTGGCGGCCGAGGAGAACGCCGTCGGCTGA
- the dxr gene encoding 1-deoxy-D-xylulose-5-phosphate reductoisomerase: protein MRVLILGSTGSIGTQALEVIADNPDRFLVVGIAAGGSDPALVIEQARTLRLAPAQVAVAGAAAAAEVSAALGGLVISGPDAARELVEATETDTVLNALVGSLGLAATLATIDKGATLALANKESLVAGGDLVMARATPGQIVPVDSEHSAMAQCLRSGAADEVARLVLTASGGPFRGRTREQMWDVTPAQAAQHPTWSMGQMNTLNSATMVNKGLELIEASLLFGMSPALIDVTVHPQSIIHSMVTFVDGGTIAQASPPSMKLPIAHALAWPHRVPKAQHALDFAESMSWTFEPLDDAAFPAVQLAREVAAARGTRPAVYNAANEEAAAAFLAGRIRFPQIVDVVAEVLSGAGEFAGVPSSVDDILTVETEARARANTLIDGLAR from the coding sequence GTGCGCGTCCTGATCCTCGGTTCCACCGGGTCGATTGGCACGCAGGCGCTCGAGGTCATCGCCGACAACCCGGACCGCTTCCTTGTCGTCGGCATCGCCGCCGGCGGCTCCGACCCCGCGCTGGTGATCGAGCAGGCCCGGACACTCCGGCTGGCCCCGGCCCAGGTGGCCGTGGCCGGTGCCGCGGCCGCGGCCGAGGTGTCGGCGGCGCTCGGCGGGCTCGTCATCTCCGGCCCGGACGCAGCGCGGGAACTCGTCGAGGCCACTGAGACGGACACCGTCCTCAACGCGCTGGTCGGTTCCCTGGGCCTGGCGGCCACGCTGGCCACCATCGACAAGGGCGCCACCCTGGCGCTGGCCAATAAGGAATCCCTCGTCGCGGGCGGCGACCTGGTGATGGCGCGCGCGACGCCAGGCCAGATCGTCCCCGTCGATTCCGAGCACTCCGCGATGGCCCAGTGCCTGCGCTCCGGCGCCGCCGACGAGGTCGCCCGGCTGGTGCTCACCGCCTCCGGCGGGCCTTTCCGGGGTCGGACCCGCGAACAGATGTGGGACGTCACCCCGGCGCAGGCGGCACAGCACCCGACCTGGTCGATGGGCCAGATGAACACCCTGAACTCCGCCACGATGGTCAACAAGGGACTCGAGCTCATCGAGGCGAGTCTGCTCTTCGGCATGTCCCCGGCTCTCATCGACGTCACGGTCCACCCGCAGTCGATCATCCACTCGATGGTCACCTTCGTCGACGGGGGAACCATCGCCCAGGCCTCCCCGCCGTCGATGAAGTTGCCGATCGCCCACGCCCTGGCGTGGCCGCACCGGGTCCCGAAGGCCCAGCACGCGCTGGACTTCGCCGAGTCCATGTCCTGGACCTTTGAGCCGCTCGACGACGCCGCTTTCCCCGCCGTCCAGCTCGCCCGTGAGGTGGCCGCCGCCCGGGGGACGCGACCCGCGGTCTATAACGCGGCAAACGAGGAGGCCGCCGCCGCCTTCCTCGCCGGCCGGATCCGTTTCCCCCAGATCGTCGACGTGGTCGCCGAGGTCCTGTCCGGGGCCGGGGAGTTCGCGGGTGTACCCTCAAGCGTCGACGACATCCTGACGGTGGAGACCGAGGCCCGCGCCCGCGCCAACACGCTGATCGACGGCCTCGCCCGCTAG
- a CDS encoding LapA family protein yields the protein MPFPGSEPAPVEQPSRDLAPHPAPVEPPVEPATEKAPKVKGSVAAGTWAALILGAILLILLLVFILQNQEQVDINLFAWSFQLPAGIAYLFSAIAGALIMALVGGLRMFELRRQVKKAAH from the coding sequence ATGCCTTTCCCCGGATCCGAGCCCGCCCCGGTCGAGCAGCCGAGCCGGGACCTCGCGCCGCACCCGGCGCCGGTGGAGCCGCCGGTGGAGCCGGCCACCGAAAAAGCGCCCAAGGTCAAGGGGTCCGTGGCGGCTGGCACCTGGGCCGCCCTCATCCTCGGGGCCATCCTCCTGATCCTGCTGCTGGTGTTCATCCTCCAGAACCAGGAGCAGGTGGACATCAACCTCTTCGCCTGGTCCTTCCAGCTGCCCGCGGGAATCGCCTACCTCTTCTCCGCGATCGCCGGGGCGCTGATCATGGCGCTCGTGGGCGGGCTGCGCATGTTCGAGCTGCGCCGCCAGGTCAAAAAGGCGGCCCATTAG
- a CDS encoding DUF2631 domain-containing protein: MATSHKKEHEVYNGVSTADVPNAAWGWSALPRTAVQIAGWVSVLIMLAFHFGNHQGHVETIWLLVLTGLLVIGLLLHAFEPKLSTVRTLTSHNKPVGHVEPDWAYDQKTLSGAYTNLTDGQLRALNIDPARVQHLRITEGGSAGRHSLQTGSTASQAL, from the coding sequence GTGGCCACCTCCCACAAGAAGGAACACGAAGTCTACAACGGCGTCTCCACCGCGGACGTCCCGAACGCGGCCTGGGGCTGGAGCGCACTGCCGCGCACCGCCGTCCAGATCGCCGGCTGGGTGTCCGTGCTGATCATGCTCGCGTTCCACTTCGGCAACCACCAGGGTCACGTCGAGACCATCTGGTTGCTGGTGCTGACCGGCCTGCTCGTCATCGGCCTGCTCCTGCACGCCTTCGAGCCGAAGCTGTCCACCGTGCGCACCCTGACCTCCCACAACAAGCCGGTCGGTCACGTCGAGCCGGACTGGGCCTACGACCAGAAGACGCTCTCCGGCGCGTACACCAACCTGACCGACGGCCAGCTGCGTGCCCTGAACATCGACCCGGCCCGCGTCCAGCACCTGCGCATCACCGAGGGCGGCTCCGCCGGCCGTCACTCCCTGCAGACCGGCTCCACCGCGTCCCAGGCCCTCTAA